One region of Metallibacterium scheffleri genomic DNA includes:
- a CDS encoding ATP-dependent nuclease yields the protein MHISKISLVNYRNFANAKLIFNKGINTIIGENGSGKTNLFRAIRLLLDDNLLRSAHRLDEKDFHRGLEQWQGHWIIISIEFQEVSQDEAIQSLFLHGTGSIGAGAVSKATYNLIFRPKVDVRLRLSELTEGDRDGMAAILSGISIEDYETIFTGRSEADFNDPVTYAEIVGDFKSAKFGKELDHPAVGSRVSVMLSVSKEISFTFVQALRDVIAEFQNNRTNPLLNLLKRKSGEIDPVTFLPITEKVRELNDAIERLDDVQTVRSDIVGTIKEAAGESYSPSSLSIRSDLSDEADKLFQSLKLFVGETGNGYEGAVHELSLGGANLIYLTLKLLEFKYQKANQSFANFLLIEEPEAHIHTHIQKTLFDRLNFADTQIIYSTHSTHISEASNVENMNILSRVGKGCETYQPTTGLDPVDIGNIQRYLDAVRSNLLFAKSVMLVEGDAEEILIPILVKKVLGITLDELGISLINIRSTGFQNVAVLFHDDRIKKRCAIVTDSDATFFDTTPAPADDAALSKFKSRCASAQTKGLARKAALDAFSHGNPWVECFYAPHTFEVDFVDAGNAERVIGTIAGVYKDPATIAKAKTELESKDIAVFGKRALLMANYEGKGWFAIALGNQIDHEVIIPDYIVEAIHLLRPALSTDVWFHILSFRLACIETSGMSTPDVIQDARDALAMFRSGEMDLAAIKALMLVTFTSDPINRILNKVG from the coding sequence ATGCATATTTCAAAGATCAGCCTCGTCAACTATCGCAATTTCGCCAATGCGAAGCTGATCTTCAACAAGGGTATTAACACCATCATCGGCGAGAACGGCTCTGGGAAAACCAATCTGTTTCGGGCGATCCGACTTCTGCTGGACGACAACCTTCTGCGCTCAGCGCATCGGCTCGACGAGAAGGACTTCCATCGAGGCCTTGAGCAATGGCAGGGCCACTGGATCATCATCAGCATCGAGTTCCAGGAGGTCTCGCAAGACGAGGCCATTCAGTCGCTCTTTCTGCATGGCACCGGCAGCATCGGCGCCGGCGCCGTCTCCAAGGCCACATACAACCTTATCTTCCGGCCGAAAGTCGATGTCCGGCTTCGCCTGTCGGAGCTGACCGAAGGGGACCGCGACGGGATGGCCGCCATCCTTTCCGGGATTTCAATCGAGGACTACGAGACCATCTTCACCGGGAGAAGCGAGGCGGACTTCAACGACCCTGTCACCTATGCCGAGATCGTCGGCGACTTCAAGAGCGCCAAGTTCGGCAAGGAACTTGACCACCCCGCGGTCGGGTCGCGTGTCTCCGTCATGTTGTCGGTCTCGAAAGAGATCTCCTTCACCTTCGTGCAGGCACTCAGGGACGTCATCGCCGAGTTCCAGAACAATCGAACCAATCCGCTGCTCAACCTGCTCAAGCGCAAGAGCGGCGAGATCGATCCCGTCACATTCCTGCCCATAACTGAGAAGGTCAGGGAACTGAACGACGCCATCGAAAGACTCGACGACGTCCAGACGGTACGCTCGGACATCGTTGGCACTATCAAAGAAGCAGCGGGCGAGTCCTATTCGCCTTCGTCGCTGTCGATCCGATCCGACCTCTCCGACGAGGCCGACAAACTCTTTCAGTCGCTCAAGCTGTTCGTGGGCGAGACGGGAAACGGCTATGAGGGCGCGGTTCACGAGCTCAGCCTCGGTGGTGCGAATCTGATCTACCTGACATTGAAGCTGCTCGAGTTCAAGTATCAAAAAGCCAACCAGTCATTCGCCAACTTCCTGCTGATCGAGGAGCCGGAGGCCCACATCCACACCCATATCCAGAAAACCCTGTTCGATCGCCTGAACTTCGCCGATACCCAGATCATCTATTCGACCCATTCCACCCATATCTCCGAAGCCAGCAACGTCGAGAACATGAACATCCTCAGCAGGGTTGGCAAGGGGTGCGAGACCTACCAGCCAACTACCGGCCTTGATCCCGTAGACATAGGCAATATCCAGCGCTACCTGGACGCGGTTCGCAGCAATCTGCTTTTCGCCAAAAGCGTCATGCTGGTGGAGGGTGACGCCGAGGAGATCCTCATCCCCATATTGGTCAAGAAGGTGCTTGGCATCACGCTTGACGAGCTGGGCATCAGTTTGATCAACATCCGCAGTACGGGATTTCAGAACGTCGCCGTGCTTTTCCACGATGATCGAATCAAGAAGCGATGCGCGATCGTCACCGATTCGGACGCGACCTTCTTCGATACCACGCCTGCACCGGCCGACGACGCCGCGCTCTCCAAGTTCAAGTCCAGGTGCGCCAGCGCGCAGACCAAGGGCCTCGCACGAAAAGCGGCATTGGACGCCTTCTCCCATGGCAACCCATGGGTCGAGTGCTTCTATGCTCCCCACACCTTCGAAGTCGATTTCGTTGACGCCGGCAACGCCGAACGGGTCATTGGAACGATTGCCGGCGTCTATAAGGATCCGGCAACGATAGCGAAAGCCAAGACCGAGCTAGAGTCCAAGGATATCGCCGTTTTTGGCAAGCGTGCATTGCTGATGGCGAACTACGAAGGGAAAGGGTGGTTCGCCATCGCGCTCGGCAACCAGATCGATCACGAGGTCATCATCCCTGACTACATCGTGGAAGCGATCCATTTACTGCGCCCCGCCCTGTCGACGGACGTCTGGTTCCACATTCTTAGCTTCCGCCTGGCATGCATCGAGACATCAGGCATGTCGACGCCGGATGTCATCCAAGACGCCCGCGATGCCCTGGCGATGTTCAGGTCAGGGGAAATGGACCTGGCCGCAATCAAGGCACTGATGCTGGTGACCTTCACCTCCGATCCGATCAATCGGATTCTCAACAAGGTCGGCTAA
- a CDS encoding ISAzo13 family transposase, translating to MKRRWEVLRGVLDERQRRLFVGVEALVLGRGGISHVAAATGVSRRTVLSGLQEVGALATRGDAAPGDGNAGARVRAPGAGRKRLAEKDSTLVPELLDLVCPATRGDPQSPLLWSCKSLRVLADELQARGHVVSHVVVGRLLKAQGYSLQGNAKVIEGHQSPDRNAQFEFINATVSAALEAGQPAISVDTKKKELVGPYKNNGREWHPSGEPVQVKVHDFVDPDLGRANPYGVYDIGADAGWVSVGTDHDTSAFAVQTIRRWWFAMGCPLYPEARQLTITADGGGSNGHRVRLWKLELSRLAQETGLTIHVCHFPPGTSKWNKIEHRLFSFITMNWRGRPLISHEVIVNLIANTRTRSGLTVHAELDAGLYPKGVGVSDADFAAIPIDRNAFHGDWNYTIKPA from the coding sequence ATCAAGCGGCGATGGGAGGTTCTGCGCGGAGTGCTTGATGAGCGCCAGCGCCGACTGTTTGTGGGCGTCGAGGCGCTGGTGCTGGGGCGCGGCGGCATCTCCCATGTCGCGGCGGCGACGGGGGTCTCGCGTCGTACGGTGCTCTCCGGGCTGCAGGAGGTTGGGGCGCTTGCTACGCGCGGGGATGCGGCCCCGGGAGATGGAAACGCAGGGGCTCGGGTGCGAGCTCCTGGCGCAGGGCGCAAAAGGCTTGCCGAGAAGGACAGCACGCTGGTGCCCGAGTTACTCGACCTGGTCTGCCCGGCGACGCGCGGCGATCCGCAATCTCCCTTGCTATGGAGTTGCAAGAGTTTGCGGGTGCTGGCCGATGAACTCCAGGCGCGCGGCCACGTGGTGAGCCACGTCGTGGTAGGGCGGCTGCTCAAGGCCCAGGGCTACAGCTTGCAAGGCAACGCCAAGGTCATTGAGGGGCATCAGAGCCCGGATCGCAACGCCCAGTTCGAGTTCATCAATGCCACGGTGAGTGCAGCCCTGGAGGCGGGGCAACCGGCGATCTCGGTGGACACGAAGAAGAAGGAGTTGGTGGGGCCGTACAAAAACAACGGGCGCGAGTGGCACCCCAGCGGCGAACCGGTACAGGTCAAGGTGCACGACTTTGTGGATCCCGACCTGGGGCGCGCCAATCCCTACGGGGTGTATGACATCGGGGCGGACGCGGGTTGGGTGAGCGTGGGCACCGATCACGACACCTCGGCGTTTGCGGTGCAGACGATCCGGCGTTGGTGGTTTGCCATGGGCTGCCCGCTTTACCCCGAGGCCCGGCAACTGACCATTACCGCCGATGGGGGCGGCAGCAACGGGCATCGGGTGCGCCTGTGGAAGCTGGAGTTGAGTCGCCTCGCGCAGGAGACGGGGTTGACCATCCACGTCTGCCACTTCCCGCCAGGCACCAGCAAGTGGAACAAGATTGAGCACCGCCTGTTCTCGTTCATCACCATGAACTGGCGCGGCCGCCCCTTGATCAGCCATGAGGTCATCGTGAATCTGATCGCCAACACCCGCACGCGCAGCGGCTTGACCGTGCACGCCGAACTCGACGCCGGCCTCTATCCCAAGGGGGTGGGTGTCTCGGACGCCGACTTCGCCGCCATTCCCATCGACCGCAACGCCTTCCACGGCGACTGGAACTACACCATCAAGCCTGCATAG
- the istA gene encoding IS21 family transposase has protein sequence MNDLRTAIRLALSTSLSNREIGRQLRVAYNTIRRYRQVAEANHYQLDALLELDDAALQAKFGKRTPSGAIKRLPDWTYIHRELQRKGVTRTLLWLEYKEEEPATAYEMSRFNELYVAWAGRHALSMRQQYEPGERGFVDFSGTRMQWVDPATGEIHVVEIFVATAGVAGLLFALGVPSQKQEHWIRAHSEWYEALGGVPKITVPDNLKSAVLKAGRDAILNPAYLDMAEHYGTLLLPARARRPRDKPTVEGAVLIFLRWGIARLRNRVFHSLAELNAAIAECVDIVNNRVMRHYQQSRRERFEAIDRPALLPLPRRYEYGDWFGPLHVPPDYHISVKGHFYSVPYRLVQQEVYARSTPTTVEILCGRKRVASHVRSEVVGGKTTDREHMPEHHRAWADHTPDRYLQWAQSVGPQALAVVQKLLTDARHPAGALNACAGLQKLSRTHGQERFELACAKALAIQSPTLKSIRSILQNHLESVSDAKTASRLPPHENLRGAAYYGNQEAGHAG, from the coding sequence ATGAACGATTTGCGGACGGCCATCCGGCTGGCGCTTTCGACGTCCCTCAGTAACCGGGAAATCGGACGGCAGCTGCGCGTGGCCTACAACACTATCCGGCGTTACCGTCAGGTCGCCGAGGCCAACCACTATCAACTCGACGCGTTACTCGAACTGGATGACGCGGCGCTGCAGGCCAAGTTCGGCAAGCGCACGCCGAGCGGCGCGATCAAGCGCCTGCCCGACTGGACGTACATTCACCGCGAACTGCAGCGCAAAGGCGTGACACGTACGCTGCTTTGGCTGGAGTACAAGGAGGAGGAGCCCGCCACGGCCTACGAGATGAGCCGGTTCAACGAACTCTATGTGGCGTGGGCCGGTCGGCATGCGCTGTCAATGCGTCAGCAGTACGAACCGGGCGAGCGCGGCTTCGTGGATTTCTCCGGAACACGGATGCAGTGGGTCGATCCGGCCACCGGCGAAATCCACGTCGTGGAAATTTTCGTGGCGACGGCGGGTGTGGCCGGGTTGCTGTTCGCACTGGGCGTTCCCTCACAGAAGCAGGAGCACTGGATTCGCGCGCACAGCGAGTGGTACGAAGCGCTGGGCGGCGTGCCGAAGATCACGGTGCCGGACAACCTCAAATCCGCCGTGCTGAAGGCCGGCCGAGACGCAATATTGAACCCGGCCTACCTCGACATGGCCGAACATTACGGCACGTTGCTGCTACCGGCGCGTGCGCGACGCCCCAGGGACAAACCCACGGTAGAGGGAGCTGTGCTGATCTTCCTGCGCTGGGGAATCGCTCGACTGCGCAACCGCGTATTCCATTCCTTGGCCGAGCTCAATGCGGCGATCGCCGAATGCGTGGACATCGTCAATAACAGGGTGATGCGCCACTACCAGCAGAGCCGACGCGAGCGGTTCGAAGCGATCGACCGGCCGGCATTGCTGCCGCTGCCGCGGCGCTACGAGTACGGGGATTGGTTCGGGCCCTTGCACGTGCCGCCGGATTACCACATCAGCGTCAAGGGGCATTTCTACTCGGTGCCGTATCGGCTGGTGCAGCAGGAGGTTTACGCGCGTTCTACGCCAACCACGGTCGAGATCCTGTGTGGCAGGAAGCGGGTCGCTTCGCACGTCCGTTCCGAAGTCGTCGGTGGCAAGACCACCGATCGGGAGCACATGCCGGAACACCACCGAGCATGGGCCGACCACACGCCGGACCGTTACCTGCAGTGGGCGCAAAGTGTAGGGCCCCAAGCGTTGGCGGTGGTGCAAAAGCTCCTCACCGACGCGCGTCATCCGGCGGGCGCGCTGAACGCCTGCGCCGGGTTGCAAAAGTTGTCTCGCACGCACGGTCAGGAACGGTTTGAGCTTGCGTGCGCGAAGGCGCTGGCGATCCAGTCGCCAACCCTGAAGAGCATCCGGTCGATCCTGCAAAATCATCTGGAAAGCGTATCCGACGCGAAAACCGCGAGCCGCCTCCCGCCGCACGAGAACTTGCGCGGTGCCGCCTACTACGGAAATCAGGAGGCAGGCCATGCTGGTTAA
- the istB gene encoding IS21-like element helper ATPase IstB has protein sequence MLVNQTHQSLQTLRLPGMAQAYQDQLNNPAVQSMGFDDRLGLLVDAELAQRENRRVSRLLKAARLKIPNACPEDIDFSARRGLDKRQVMDLLTCQWIPRGQHLVITGATGTGKTWLSCALGLEAVRKGYPVWYQRLPRLLEDMEVAHADGSLPALRTKLAKARLLILDDWGVAPVGDRGRQDLLEVIDDRVPGGSVLITSQLPTRAWYDYLGEPTIADAVLDRLLHNNHVLELKGDSMRRKNGRSSET, from the coding sequence ATGCTGGTTAACCAGACCCACCAATCCCTGCAGACCTTGCGCCTGCCCGGCATGGCGCAGGCGTATCAGGATCAGTTGAACAACCCCGCGGTGCAGTCGATGGGTTTCGATGATCGTCTCGGCCTGCTGGTCGATGCCGAACTGGCCCAGCGCGAAAACCGCCGTGTCAGTCGGCTGCTCAAGGCCGCCAGGCTGAAGATCCCCAACGCCTGCCCGGAAGACATCGACTTCTCCGCCCGGCGTGGCCTCGACAAACGGCAGGTCATGGACCTCTTGACCTGCCAGTGGATCCCGCGTGGCCAGCATTTAGTGATCACCGGCGCGACTGGCACCGGCAAGACCTGGCTGAGCTGCGCCTTGGGCTTGGAGGCGGTGCGCAAGGGCTATCCGGTGTGGTATCAGCGCTTGCCGCGACTGTTGGAGGACATGGAAGTTGCGCATGCCGACGGCAGCTTGCCGGCGTTGCGGACCAAACTCGCCAAGGCGCGTCTGCTGATCCTCGACGACTGGGGTGTCGCACCGGTCGGCGATCGCGGGCGGCAGGATTTGCTCGAAGTGATCGACGACCGGGTTCCAGGCGGATCGGTGCTGATCACTTCGCAGTTGCCGACCAGGGCCTGGTATGACTACCTGGGCGAACCTACCATCGCCGACGCCGTGCTCGACCGTCTGTTGCACAACAACCACGTCCTTGAACTCAAGGGTGACTCGATGCGACGCAAGAACGGCCGATCCTCCGAAACGTGA
- a CDS encoding ribbon-helix-helix domain-containing protein, which produces MRSTQQFSITLPNEMADAVKAKVAGGEYATESEVIREGLRSLMARDRAIERWLRTEVVAAYDELRADPSKALTPDQVRAALAEARNRRVARG; this is translated from the coding sequence ATGCGCTCCACCCAACAATTCAGCATCACGCTGCCGAACGAGATGGCTGATGCCGTGAAGGCCAAGGTCGCCGGCGGCGAGTACGCCACCGAAAGCGAAGTGATCCGCGAAGGCCTGCGCAGCTTGATGGCGCGAGACCGGGCCATTGAGCGATGGCTGCGCACAGAAGTCGTGGCCGCTTACGACGAACTCAGGGCCGATCCGTCGAAGGCGCTCACCCCGGACCAGGTACGCGCGGCGCTCGCGGAAGCTCGCAACCGGCGTGTCGCGCGCGGATGA
- a CDS encoding type II toxin-antitoxin system RelE/ParE family toxin, whose product MTYTVTLSPKARDQLIALNAYIAEAASPQIADRYTDAIAEFCFSLATFPERGTRRDDIRSGVRVTNYRKRAVIAFAVDTRTKQVSILGVFYGGQDYASALPDVIDDGGT is encoded by the coding sequence ATGACGTACACCGTCACGTTGTCACCGAAGGCTCGTGACCAGCTCATCGCGTTGAATGCTTACATTGCCGAAGCCGCTTCGCCGCAAATCGCAGATCGGTACACGGATGCCATCGCGGAGTTTTGCTTCTCGCTCGCCACGTTCCCGGAACGCGGCACGCGTCGTGACGATATTCGTTCGGGTGTACGTGTGACCAACTACCGCAAGCGGGCTGTGATCGCGTTTGCCGTCGACACCCGTACCAAACAGGTGTCCATCCTCGGCGTGTTCTACGGCGGGCAGGACTACGCGTCTGCGCTACCTGATGTCATTGACGACGGCGGCACTTGA
- a CDS encoding efflux RND transporter permease subunit, with protein sequence MNLSAPFITRPVATTLLMAAIVLLGFIAFPHLPVAPLPSIDFPTIQVTATLPGASPETMAASVATPLERQLGQIAGVSDMTSFSAQGATSITVQFDLDRNIDSAAQDVQAALTAASKSLPTTMTTPPTWKKLNPADAPILILAATSRLLPLTTVDDDVDNLLARSISQVSGVAQVALGGEQQPSIRVQVNPAKLASLGLTLEQVRQALVAASTDAAKGALDTATTGFAIAANDQLTEAQKFQQVVIAYRNGAPVRVEDVGRAISAAADRTAAAYYNGQPAILLTIYRQPGANVIDTVDRIKARLPELTANLPAGVDVQTVLDRTTTIRASVRDVEFTLGLTIVLVVMVVALFLRNLRATVIPGITIAVVLLGAFALMWLFGFSLDNLSLMALTIAVGFVVDDAIVVIENIYRHIEAGEAPRAAALNGAREIGFTVLSMSLSLVAVLLPIAFMSGIVGRLFREFAFTVVAAVVVSAVVSLTLAPMLCARWIQPVRSSHGVWYRRIETGFEWLTAGYRKTLDLALTHARWMLAAFLATVALTLILAWSIPKGFFPVQDTGLIGALADASQSVSPREMRRLERQIDAIVGRDPAVAGVASWTGSTGGNGFAQTQNTARYFIVLKPRSERSLLAPRIIERLQHALHDVNDATLHMHATQDITVGGRTSRGNFQFTLQDADFDQLRHWSGSMLAAMRKLPEIEGVASDLQDSAPQLTVDINRAKAASLGVSVDAIDNTLDDAYGQRQISQYFTQVSTYPLILEVTPTQLHRLTSLNDLYVTSTTTGATVPLSTFVTINTDTTGPLSIVHQGQFPAVNLSFNLVPGASLGQAVTAIRQAARDIHLPESVSGTFTGNAGAFQKSLASMPFMVVLSLLAVYIVLGILYEDFIYPLTILSTLPSASLGALLALYAVHMDLSVIGMIGLILLIGIVEKNGIMLVDFAIVAERERGQAPLQAIREACLLRFRPILMTTTAALLAGVALAAGSGTGSALRRPLGITIIGGLILSQLLTLYTTPVVYLYLDRMRARIRQRRANRIEGAV encoded by the coding sequence ATGAATCTCTCTGCACCATTCATCACTAGGCCGGTTGCTACCACGTTGCTGATGGCCGCGATCGTGTTGCTGGGATTCATTGCGTTTCCACACCTGCCGGTCGCGCCGCTGCCGTCGATCGACTTTCCGACCATCCAGGTGACGGCAACGCTGCCCGGCGCCAGCCCCGAAACGATGGCTGCGTCCGTGGCCACGCCGCTGGAACGCCAGCTCGGTCAGATCGCCGGCGTCAGCGACATGACCTCGTTCAGCGCACAGGGTGCGACGTCGATCACGGTCCAGTTCGATCTCGACCGCAACATCGACTCGGCTGCGCAGGACGTGCAGGCGGCCCTGACCGCTGCCAGCAAGTCGCTGCCCACCACGATGACGACTCCGCCAACGTGGAAAAAGCTCAACCCCGCCGACGCTCCGATCCTGATCTTGGCCGCGACCTCACGCTTGCTGCCGCTCACCACAGTCGATGACGACGTCGACAACCTCCTCGCGCGCTCGATTTCGCAGGTATCGGGAGTGGCCCAAGTAGCCCTTGGCGGCGAACAGCAACCGTCCATCCGGGTGCAGGTCAACCCCGCCAAGCTCGCGTCGCTGGGTTTGACCCTTGAGCAGGTGCGGCAGGCGTTGGTTGCGGCCAGCACCGATGCCGCCAAGGGCGCGCTCGATACCGCGACGACGGGTTTCGCGATTGCCGCCAACGACCAACTCACCGAGGCGCAAAAATTCCAGCAGGTGGTCATCGCCTATCGGAATGGTGCGCCGGTTCGCGTCGAAGACGTGGGACGCGCCATTTCCGCCGCGGCCGATCGCACCGCGGCAGCGTATTACAACGGCCAGCCCGCGATCCTGCTGACGATCTACCGCCAGCCCGGTGCCAACGTCATCGATACCGTGGACCGGATCAAGGCGCGGTTGCCGGAGCTGACTGCCAATCTCCCTGCGGGCGTGGACGTCCAGACCGTGCTGGACCGCACGACCACCATCCGGGCGTCGGTGCGCGATGTCGAGTTCACGCTCGGACTCACCATCGTGCTGGTGGTGATGGTCGTGGCGTTGTTCCTGCGCAACCTCCGGGCGACCGTGATTCCCGGAATCACGATCGCGGTGGTACTGCTCGGGGCATTCGCGCTGATGTGGCTGTTCGGCTTCAGCCTGGACAACCTGTCGCTGATGGCGCTGACGATCGCGGTGGGATTTGTGGTGGACGATGCGATCGTGGTGATCGAGAACATCTACCGTCACATTGAAGCGGGCGAAGCGCCGCGTGCTGCTGCCTTGAACGGCGCGCGCGAGATCGGGTTCACCGTGCTCTCGATGAGCCTGTCGCTGGTGGCCGTACTGCTGCCGATCGCGTTCATGAGCGGCATCGTCGGGCGCCTGTTTCGCGAGTTCGCGTTCACGGTGGTTGCTGCGGTCGTGGTCTCGGCCGTCGTGTCACTGACTCTCGCGCCGATGCTATGTGCGCGCTGGATCCAACCGGTGCGCAGCTCACATGGCGTGTGGTATCGCCGGATCGAAACTGGCTTCGAGTGGTTGACGGCCGGCTATCGAAAAACCCTTGACTTGGCGCTGACGCACGCGCGTTGGATGCTCGCCGCGTTCCTCGCGACCGTGGCGCTGACACTGATCCTGGCATGGTCCATTCCCAAAGGGTTCTTCCCTGTGCAGGACACCGGTCTCATTGGGGCCTTGGCGGATGCTTCGCAAAGCGTGTCGCCGCGGGAAATGCGTAGGTTGGAGCGCCAGATCGACGCCATTGTCGGCCGCGACCCTGCCGTGGCGGGAGTCGCCTCGTGGACCGGCAGCACCGGCGGCAACGGGTTTGCGCAAACCCAGAACACCGCGCGCTACTTCATCGTCCTGAAACCACGATCCGAGCGCAGCCTTTTGGCGCCGCGCATCATCGAGCGGTTGCAGCACGCGCTGCACGATGTGAACGACGCGACGCTGCACATGCATGCGACCCAGGACATCACCGTCGGTGGGCGTACGTCGCGGGGCAATTTCCAGTTCACGCTGCAGGACGCCGACTTCGACCAACTGCGGCATTGGTCGGGCAGTATGCTTGCTGCAATGCGCAAGCTGCCCGAGATCGAGGGCGTCGCGAGCGACCTGCAGGATTCCGCCCCCCAACTCACCGTCGACATCAACCGGGCCAAGGCTGCGAGCCTCGGAGTGTCCGTCGACGCCATCGACAACACGTTGGACGACGCCTATGGCCAGCGCCAGATCAGCCAGTACTTCACGCAGGTCAGTACCTACCCGCTGATCCTCGAAGTGACGCCGACTCAGCTCCATCGTCTAACGTCGCTCAACGATCTGTATGTGACGTCCACGACGACGGGCGCAACCGTCCCGCTGTCCACGTTCGTAACCATCAATACCGACACCACAGGTCCGCTTTCCATCGTCCACCAGGGCCAGTTTCCGGCCGTGAACCTGTCGTTCAATCTCGTCCCGGGGGCATCGCTTGGACAGGCGGTGACCGCTATCCGGCAAGCCGCGCGCGATATCCACCTGCCCGAGAGCGTGTCCGGCACGTTCACCGGCAACGCCGGCGCGTTCCAGAAATCACTCGCCAGCATGCCGTTCATGGTCGTGCTGTCCCTGCTGGCCGTCTACATCGTGCTGGGCATCCTGTACGAGGACTTCATTTACCCGCTGACGATCCTGTCGACGCTGCCGTCGGCGAGTCTCGGCGCACTGCTCGCGCTTTACGCGGTGCACATGGACCTGTCGGTGATCGGCATGATCGGCTTGATCCTGTTGATCGGCATCGTCGAGAAGAACGGCATCATGTTGGTCGACTTCGCGATCGTTGCCGAACGCGAACGCGGGCAGGCCCCCTTGCAGGCCATTCGCGAGGCCTGCCTGCTGCGATTCCGCCCGATTCTCATGACCACGACCGCAGCCTTGCTTGCCGGCGTTGCGCTCGCGGCAGGGAGTGGCACTGGATCGGCGCTCCGCCGCCCACTCGGTATCACGATCATCGGCGGCCTGATTCTCAGCCAACTGCTGACGCTGTACACCACGCCCGTCGTGTACCTGTACCTCGACCGGATGCGAGCGCGAATCCGTCAACGTCGTGCAAACCGTATCGAGGGCGCTGTATAA
- a CDS encoding LysR substrate-binding domain-containing protein, with protein sequence MSEHLPSLNRLRAFEAAARLGSFAAAAVELHVTPAAISQKVRLLEDGLGFPLFKRHANALELTDQGRAYQPGLQSAFAAITRLTDEVRAMRAGPVLTVGVAPALAMHWLIPRLATFNRDHPDIEVRIATGGLMNPLRDDWTCTVRRGNGDWPGYTAEELFPSTLVAVCTRALARQLHKQRDLRKVPVVVVAHLRSQWDWWFKASGVKSSGALREVSFGSSAMAVQAALDGVGVLVAQLPYISDALASGLLVAPFGVPRQRYENWYLAFRAVRTEDAALGAFRQWLHSEAQRQMERYPIAPAADQAIK encoded by the coding sequence ATGAGCGAGCATCTGCCATCGCTGAATCGATTGCGTGCCTTCGAGGCTGCGGCGCGGCTTGGCAGCTTTGCTGCGGCTGCCGTCGAGCTGCATGTGACGCCTGCCGCAATCAGTCAGAAGGTGCGCTTGCTGGAGGACGGGCTCGGGTTCCCGCTGTTCAAGCGTCACGCCAACGCACTGGAACTGACCGATCAGGGGCGCGCGTACCAGCCGGGTCTGCAAAGCGCGTTTGCAGCCATTACGCGTCTGACCGACGAAGTGCGGGCGATGCGGGCGGGCCCGGTGCTGACGGTTGGCGTCGCCCCGGCACTGGCCATGCACTGGCTGATCCCTCGCCTTGCAACGTTCAACCGCGACCACCCGGATATCGAGGTGCGCATCGCGACGGGCGGTCTCATGAATCCGTTGCGCGACGACTGGACCTGCACCGTGCGGCGCGGCAACGGGGATTGGCCGGGCTATACGGCCGAGGAATTGTTCCCGAGCACGCTGGTTGCGGTGTGTACGCGTGCACTGGCCAGGCAATTGCACAAACAGCGGGACCTGCGCAAGGTTCCTGTCGTCGTGGTGGCACACCTGCGTAGTCAGTGGGATTGGTGGTTCAAGGCGTCTGGCGTCAAATCCAGCGGCGCGTTGCGAGAGGTATCGTTCGGTAGTTCGGCGATGGCGGTGCAGGCCGCACTTGATGGCGTCGGCGTCCTCGTGGCCCAGCTTCCGTATATCAGCGATGCGCTGGCGTCGGGGCTGTTGGTTGCCCCGTTCGGGGTTCCGCGCCAGCGTTACGAAAATTGGTATCTCGCGTTCCGGGCGGTACGCACCGAAGACGCGGCATTGGGCGCCTTTCGCCAGTGGCTTCACAGCGAAGCGCAGCGCCAAATGGAAAGATACCCCATCGCACCGGCCGCCGACCAGGCGATCAAATGA